GATCAGGATGAATTGTGTTTTCATATGGTTTTATGCTATTTCGTTTTTGGATCAGATTGTTGCAGTTGGATATGCTATCATGACTACGAGATCACCGGACCTCAGCTGGCAGATGAGGGCGGTCCGGGTGCTGCCAATGTTTCTGGTTCCTGCTCTAGCTGGTTTAATCTACTCAACCATTACACGCCTCACCAAAATGCGTAAGTACATGCTCATCTTTGTTTACATGCTCTGGTGTCGCACGCACGTGGACACATCACTAGGAGAGCTACACATTCTGGTATTTCTAGTTGAACAAAAGTAAGGGATTAGACATTGTGCGATTGACATGTTTCCCAAAAGCTTTCCAATGCACCATATCTGAGCAATGAGCACAGAATAAATTTGTATTATTAGTACAGACAATCATGTCTTATTAGTACCGCCCTACCTTATCTGCAGTTGATATTAGAGACCAACATACTCTTGAAAAGCTTCGAACTGAAAGGCAAGCTAAGATTGATGAATTGAAGGAGAGAACAAATTACTACACTACCCAGCAACTTATACAGGTTCATTTGCTGCCCTATtttgttttttattttgttGTGCATACAAACTACATACAGCCTAGCCCAATTTTTCTTGGGATTGAAAGGCTTTGTTCTTGTTCATGTCGGTGTCTACATAGAACTAACTCTTTATTTTGGTTAACCAGAGATACGATCTTGACCCTGCTGCAAAGGCTGCAGCAGCTACTGTTTTGGCATCGAAGTTGGGTGCAGATTCTGGATTGAGAGTCTTTTTGGGAGATGAATCAAGCAGGGATGCCGCACTGGGTAAAAGTAACAACAATAATCCTGGACAAACTACCGGACTTAGGCAAAGAAAACCAGCTCACTTAAACAATGGCACTGGAAGGACCCATTCGCCTGAGCCATTTGACGGTTCAAACGCATATGATGGTAATGGAGAAGGTAGCCCCGGCACTCCAAATCAGAGAACTGTTGAGCACTTCAGAGGTCCAGCTGGTAATGACGGGGGATGGCTTGCACGGGTGGCTGCTCTTCTTGTAGGGGAGGATCCAACGCAGTGCTATGCTCTAATATGTGGCCACTGCCATATGCATAATGGTAGGTGACAATAACTGTCTATTTATGTCAACCAACTTCTACAAGATCTCTATTAACCTCTTTCCTTCTGCCAGGTCTTGCAAGGAAAGAGGACTTTGCGTTCATCACATACTATTGTCCTCACTGCAATGCCCTCAACAGTTCCCGGCAAAACGAGGACCAGGACTTGGTACCTAATTCTGGCAAGGAGAGTCCTAGTTCTCAATCCGACATAATCATTGGCCAGGCTGGTGCAAGCCTTGCAAGCTCGGGTGCTGTAAGCCCTGTTACAAGCAGCCTACCAACCGTTGAAGAACTCTCTGCAGAAGATTCTAGGGAGGAGAGCAGTGACCAACCTGCCAGTTGAACTCTTCATTCCTTGTAGATTTACGTATGTGTGAAGTATTGCATCGGATTTGTGTCGGGTTGCCAAATTTTTGTAACTACCATTGTAGCATATAGAGTACCATACTTCGTGCATAATTGGTGTGTAGCAACTGGTAGCTCTTGGTGGTTTCATCGCGGTTTACTAAGCCCCTAGAGGGTACCAGGACGAACGCCCACTTGCTGGTGTCTTGTCCCAGCGGATGGGCCTGAATGATGATGGGATGATCATTTCTTTCACCCATTTGTTTATTGAGTGTATAGTATTTGAAACGCATTCGACATTATTTCCATTTTCAATATAAAACTGAATTCTATGTTCACCGATGCATCAACTAACAAcctgctgctctgctcctctactATTTGTGTGGGGACTCGCTGAAGTTTGGAATATGTTGCTGGCATCATATTTAGTGTCACGGCTTGTGTCAAAATTAAGAGTCCAAGGTATATggtggaaagaaaaaaaaatacaagCAGTCCTGATATTGACTTCTCGACAACATCGacttgaaagaaaaaaaaatgcttgTGCTATATGGTTGGCAGAACGATGATTCAGGTAGAATTTGTACCAATTGACATAGGCTGCTGTTGTCAATGTTCAGGCCCAGTCATTTCTGAAGTGGAAAAGGAATGAGGATCGTCAGGACAACACAGGTGTGGGTTCCAGTATCCAATTTGTCAGAAAATGGAGTCGGTCTACGCCTACCATTCTAGTACAATGACTATTGTACATACTGGGAGCAATGCAGTGCCCTTTCGGGGGACAAAAAATAGAAATACATTCATGAGCAATCAGAGAAACAAAACATGGAACGCCTCCAGCCTTCCGATATTTACAGTCACTTGCCGAGTCCCGGACCAAGTGTCTGGTACTCATGGTATATATGTCGGATAGTGCATACAACAGAAACAGCAGCAAATACCTTGAGGCTCTCGTACCATAACTGCAGGCTTCTTCCAAAAGCTTCAAGAATTGTTGGGCAGGCAGGCAGACGGGTTGGAAACAATCAGATCACTGCAAAAACACTCTCTGGAAAGCAGTGACTGTCCTTGGTGCTTGGTTAGTATAACAACATGCAAGGCTTCCTCGCAGCATGTTAAAGAATTGGGGAAGCACCGGCCATCGGTTCGTCTCATTTTCCCCTCAGTATATGGTACATTAGCTTCGTGGCTCTTGCTTCTTATGATGAGACATGCTTGATGTGCCATATGATGCAACCTTTCATGACAAGACAATGTCAGGTCAGACATAGTTGACATCTTATGCAAATACCATCCATCTCTCCTATTGCTTACAGGTCGTGTGTTCTTACCATTCTGTTCAGTTGAATAAGCGAGCATAGTTGGTCTTCATTTATAGATAACGGCAATGAAGCCATCTGACTCATGATACCGGGTGTTTCGCTCATTCTGCAAAACAGTACAGAACAATGAAAGTAATATCAGTAGTGTAAGGTTTATCAATTCCTCAGGCCTCAACTTATGTTAATTTATCATAATGACGTACCTGCTTAAAATTGTTTTGATGTTGCTACTCGTCTGGAGAAAGAGATCCATGTTATCCACTGTCTGCAAGAAAAATCAGGCATGAAAACAGAGATGATCGATGGGTTCCCACAATTATCACATTTTCTAAAAACCCACGAAAACTACTATTATCCTTCATCAAGCCAATGAGAGTGACATGTTCCAACAAACCAAACATTTGCCCCTATCAATTGCATGATGGCAGACAGATTTATTTCACATGATTTCGCCAGCTACTAATGTTCTTATGCAACAAATGTCAACCCCAACCTTTCAAAGAATATGACTACATCATACTTCCTTTAAGGGTGAAATGAAACCTTGAAAATAACGGAACTTTTGGGAGATTTATGGTTATAGTATCAGTGTATCACAGACAGTGCAAACAGAAGCCAAAGGCACTTCTACCCTTATATTTCAGGTCCATGCAAGCATTAAATACACAAGGCATCTGCTATTTGTTGATTGATTATATTTTTTTCTCTTCAGTTTCATCCCAGATCCAACTAATGTCACTATATCAGTAAGAGGTTTGTATCCATTCCTGGTGAACAAAGATAGTGATCCATTTTTAATAGGTATGAACTGTATAACTAACAGCCATAATTAAATTTCAAGATTTTCAAGCACCATGTACCCTGTGACTGAGTAAAAGTGGCAGGTTTAGTCCGCAGACATGAGAAGCCTAAATATATACAGACCTTGAATGTTTCAATATTTGCAGCAATCTGGTTAAGCAACTGATTATTTTCCTCCAGGAGACGCTGGGTTGCACTGTCGACAACAGCAGCTGCTTCAGAATGCAACCAAATGAACGCTATTAGAAGTAAGATCAACATAAGATACATATATGCAGGTACACAAGGAAAGTTCACTTTAACATTACCAATATTATACTTCAGCAGAATGGATGAATTAGAAATGTACTTTGATGGAAGATAACATTGGATAGAAGGATGCAGTTCATGAGGAAAGTCTACTTTTCTATTACTATCAAAGGAGTTCCTCAGAATTAATCAATCTGGACAGAAAATAAAAACATGACCTACATGACATAATTATGCACCGAACGTTAATAAACCCCAAAAATTAATACTGCATCATCTTCCTTGAAGATTACATCGAAGCCCAATGAAAAACTGAAGGGCAACAGCAAAAGGAATGTGGGTGTGTACAAGGTAGCAGATTATTTGCCTACTTGGCATATGATATGTGAGTGACCCTTTCATAGCTATGTTCAACCCAACAAAGTGATCCTTGAAGCAACATCAGATGGCATTATAAGCTTGTCATCATGAAATAACAGTACAGCAAATCATTCCCACCTTGTCAATGTAATTCAACTTTAACAGGTTCTAGAGACATGTGGTAAGGGATCTACAATCCTACATAAAAAAATGTTTACGATGGAAACTTTGCTACTTGTGTTTTGTCCTATTTCATTCCCATGCTTGTATTGGGTCTAGGAAATGCAGAGCAGGATTAAGAACACAAGCAAATGAAGTTTGCTTTTTAATCCTAGAAACCGTCAACTTCTAGTTATCACAGCATGAATATGAGAGAAATAGGCAATAGTCAACCAGTGGGGAATTTAATGTTTAGCTCCATGCAGATGACAAGTAAACCATGTACATGCCACTAAATTAAGAAACAACAGAATAATGATGAAGCCAGCTGATTTCTGATAGTTGTCTCCATTCACAATCTAATGAAATTACTGAGTGACAATTTTTACCAAACAGCGACTCAAACCTTAAGACTTGTTAGGTGAAGTGAAGATGGTGCTAAGAACAGCTTAACAAGAAAGGAGATGGACGGAGGCTAACCTTCTTTGGGAACCTGGCTTTGTTGATTTGGATGTTGCATTGATATCGAAaaaggggttacactgtttgtaGGTGCCATTTGAAAATTAGCCATTGGGACTGATGCAACCATTTTATCCTGGGTTGGCTGTTGAGAAACTTTGTCAGAACGAACATGATTGACATCAGGAAAAGAAATGAAGGAAAGATTAGGCAAGTCAAAATATTCGGTAACCAAGAGGGACAGTGCTTTCAATGATCTACACATAATCTGAGAACTACCTTCATGTCTCTAATTTTTTTGCCTGTATAAAATCCATCAGGTTTCTTCCTTCTGTCTTTACCCTGCAATAACTGAATCGAGTCAGCAGATCATAGTGGCTTACTTCCATGTGCTGCTTATACTAATGCAGGTAATAAAAGGAATCATGTTGGTGAAACAATGCCAGAAGAAAAAGGCAAACACTAACCCCAAAAAGAAATCCCCAGGGCTAGATCTCAACATGTTTAATGCCATATTCATGAGCATAGCATAAACTACTAGTCAGGGAAAGCAATATTAGGCCCTTATATGTTGTACTTTTATCTACCCTGGTAATTGGTAACCTAATATAACTTCAAGTGCAATATATAAGTTCCCTTCTTCCGAGCCAGATTTTTTGGTACAATATATGATGACAGATTAGCAAGTTAGCATGAGTAGTAAGTATCTAAAGTAGCACAGAGAAAAATAAACTAATGAAAAACTAAAGAACCCCTCCAAAGGGCAAAGAGGAGACAAGGGAAGGGTATTATTAAATGTCCAGTGCATATAATCTCATAAATTTCTTTTGGGCCAAACTAAGAATCTGTTCAGAAATGGAGTGCAGAATAAGGACAGAACCAACATTGGAATCAAACAAACATGAGAGAAGTATCAAAACATCTGAAAGAAATGACTTAACTGTACCCCACCAGCATCGCAACGCGACATCCCTGATGGTCCTGTTAGGCAGCATAGCTGCTATCTTAATGTACCTCATGATATTAGGTTCACGAGCATATCTGCCAATGCCAATGAAGTTGGAATTAGATGTGGAAAGGAAATGAATAGTTTCtcagataaaatttgtcaagcAGATGGCAGCGCTTGTCGGCAATTAATAGGCTAATTTTTTGTCGCCAGATTGATAATGCAAAAAGATTGGTCGTAAAGCACTCAATTGTGGCTATTAAGAAGTGGTCATGGATGAAACCAAGTGCTGTTTCACAGTATTCTGAATAGCAAGAAAAGCACGATGGAGAGTTTGATTTTGCTCAAAACTGACGAAGTAAAAGGTCCTGTTGCATAATTATTGCTTTAGACTTTCTAAATGATGCTCCACTACATTGGAACACATCAAAGGTGCGAAAAGAAAGCTAACTGCATAACCAAGTTCCTTCCATCAGCATAGGCAACAATTTGCACCAGTACAGTACAGGCAAAAGCAATTCAGGAAGCAAAAGGGCAATGAATTTACCTCGCAAGCCCTTCCTTCAGTATGTCCAGCTCACGGTCAGTCCAATCCGAAGGCGAACCAGTGACAAACTTATACTTGGGGGAACCCGTGCCTCGAAACACATCCCCCGACGAGTTCCTTGATGGGCCAACCCCCGACGCGTTGCCGATGACGCCAGGATTTGGGGAGAGGAACAGCCCGGCGTTGCTACTGCTCCCACTGAAGCTCCTCGGGGCCATGACCACACCACCACTGGTAGCGTCGCCGCCGATGCCAACGTCGCTGTTGGGCTGGAAGGAGAGCATGTGGTGG
The sequence above is drawn from the Panicum hallii strain FIL2 chromosome 7, PHallii_v3.1, whole genome shotgun sequence genome and encodes:
- the LOC112899006 gene encoding uncharacterized protein LOC112899006 isoform X2, which codes for MAADSSMGFHQGITASLYNHHHMLSFQPNSDVGIGGDATSGGVVMAPRSFSGSSSNAGLFLSPNPGVIGNASGVGPSRNSSGDVFRGTGSPKYKFVTGSPSDWTDRELDILKEGLARYAREPNIMRYIKIAAMLPNRTIRDVALRCWWGTGKDRRKKPDGFYTGKKIRDMKPTQDKMVASVPMANFQMAPTNSVTPFSISMQHPNQQSQVPKEAAVVDSATQRLLEENNQLLNQIAANIETFKTVDNMDLFLQTSSNIKTILSRMSETPGIMSQMASLPLSINEDQLCSLIQLNRMVASYGTSSMSHHKKQEPRS
- the LOC112899005 gene encoding uncharacterized protein At2g24330-like; the protein is MAEGDAPAAAPSVVTASPRSPMPPETPATLKRRQRGLVSRVWKGIFGGREDVEKLLQALSKEEEVVRARLRRRTRASRNSAHNVLALAAALEIVAVGYAIMTTRSPDLSWQMRAVRVLPMFLVPALAGLIYSTITRLTKMLDIRDQHTLEKLRTERQAKIDELKERTNYYTTQQLIQRYDLDPAAKAAAATVLASKLGADSGLRVFLGDESSRDAALGKSNNNNPGQTTGLRQRKPAHLNNGTGRTHSPEPFDGSNAYDGNGEGSPGTPNQRTVEHFRGPAGNDGGWLARVAALLVGEDPTQCYALICGHCHMHNGLARKEDFAFITYYCPHCNALNSSRQNEDQDLVPNSGKESPSSQSDIIIGQAGASLASSGAVSPVTSSLPTVEELSAEDSREESSDQPAS
- the LOC112899006 gene encoding uncharacterized protein LOC112899006 isoform X1; translation: MAADSSMGFHQGITASLYNHHHMLSFQPNSDVGIGGDATSGGVVMAPRSFSGSSSNAGLFLSPNPGVIGNASGVGPSRNSSGDVFRGTGSPKYKFVTGSPSDWTDRELDILKEGLARYAREPNIMRYIKIAAMLPNRTIRDVALRCWWGTGKDRRKKPDGFYTGKKIRDMKPTQDKMVASVPMANFQMAPTNSVTPFSISMQHPNQQSQVPKEAAAVVDSATQRLLEENNQLLNQIAANIETFKTVDNMDLFLQTSSNIKTILSRMSETPGIMSQMASLPLSINEDQLCSLIQLNRMVASYGTSSMSHHKKQEPRS